A region of the bacterium genome:
AACAGACCTGTTTTCGGGCCTCCTCTTCCACTCACTCCCAATTCATGATCTTCTCGATCGGCCTGTATGCTGCGATCGTGCTGCTCACGCTCGCCGCGTTGATACTATTGGGTTACAAACCGCGCGCGGAGATAAATGCGGTGTTTGACAAGTACCTGCGGACACCGGCGTTGCGCCGCACCGTCACGGCTTGGTTTTTCGTCATGGCGTTGGTCTTTCTGTTTGTGCAGGGGCTGCGAATCCCGTTCGTCAAGTATGTGATGACCAAAGTTGCAGAGACTGCGACGCTTAACGCAACAGGCTGGGAGCCGGTCCACGCAATCGGCATGTTGCTGCTGCTGACGTGCGAACTATTGATTCTCTCGCATTGGATGATCTACATTTACTACTGCTGGCGGGCGACGCATCACTATAAGCTGCCGCGGACTTTGCCTCTGGGCGAGACTCCTCCGGAAGTCTTAGTGCTGGTGGTATGCTGTGACGAAGACCCGGAGATTCTTGAACGCAGCGTTTCCACGGTTACGAAGCTTGACTATCCGAACTACCGCGCCGTTTTGGTGGAAAACTCGCGCTCGCCGGAGAAGAAGGTCATTTGCACGGAAGTGGCGGAACGTTACGGAATGCAGGTGCATCACGTGCCGAATCGTGGCCACAAGGCAGGGGCAATGAATGACGCGTTGCCCGCACTAAAGGGGGATGCGAAGTATTTGTGCGTCATTGACGTGGACCACGCGGTTGTTCCCGAGATGTTGCGTGAGTTGGTTCCGCTATTGGAAGCGGACGCCAAGCTTGCATTCGTGCAGACTCCGCAGCTATATGCGAACGCCGAGCGAACATGGACAACGCGGGCGGCGGCAATGCAGGAAATGCTGTTGTATGACTCCGTGATGGAAGCCAAGGGCGCAAGTGAGAAGGCGCTCTGCTGCGGCTCCAACTATGTGATGCGTCTGCAGGCGCTCGAGAGTGTCGGAGGATGGGACGAGCGCTCGGTATCCGAGGACCTGCTGACTTCATTCTGGCTGCACGCGAAGGGCTGGACATCGCTCTATTTCCGAAAGACATTTGCGGTCGGGATGGGTCCCGTAACGGTTTACGGCTACTGGAAGCAGCAGCGACGTTGGGCAATGGGCAACACTTCAGTAGCAAAAATCGTCTGGCGCGCGATGTGGGGACGCGATCGTGTACCTTTCAGGCTGGGCATAGATTATCTGTGGTCGTCCGGTTACTACATCATCACGCTCGCGCTTGCGTATCTTGCCACCGTGCCGATGCTGCTGTTGTTGTTTGTCCGGTTTGGCGCGGGGGGTGCGGATTGGTATTTACAGCAAACCATGCGGCCGATTGATTACGTCTACGTCTCGGTCTATCCGCTGTATGTCGCCGTCGCGCTGTTTCCCTATGTGCACATGCGGTTACGCGGCTACTCGCTGCGCAATCTGGTGCTGTTGCAGGGCCTGCTTGCCAACACGATTCCGGTGTATGTCGTTTCAGTGATTAAGGGCCTATGGAAGGATTTGCGCATTTTTGAAATTGCTCCGAAGAAGGCGATGAACATTCATCGGGCCTTCTGGAAGACGCCGCAATCTTACATCTTCGCGGCACTGATTGCCGCAGGCGGCTTGCTGTTTCACATGGCCCGAACTGAGTCCGTTGCTCTTTTTGTGTACATTTTGCTGTTCTGGACATTTATGTACACGCTTTCGTTTGCGCACTTTTTCATATTCACAATTGAGAGCCGCCGCGTCGTGCAACAGGAGTTGCGCGAAGCCGATGAGCAGTTGAAACATGTCCAAGCGCAGCGCGCGAAGAGCTGAGTCCCCGCAGCAAAAGCCGGAACCGAAAGAGAGAGTTCCGGGTGGCAACGCAATTGCAGCCGGACTCTGGTGGCTGGCTGCGGCAACGCTCGCGCTCTCGGTTGCCGGCATGGTCGTTCCCGAACAGAGACTTTGGGCGGTGCATCAGTTCGCATTTCTCGAACTTGTCGTAGCGATTCCCCTACTGCTCGTGGCGGGACTACTGCTGACACCGACCGGAGTCAGACTTTCCGACAAACTGTTCGCGAGAATTCCGAAGTTCCCTGCCATTGGTTGGGCGGGCGCCGCTTTTGCCATTTTTATGCTGTTCAGCGTTTATGGCTCTCTGCTGGGTGACGGGCAACTTTCGATTACGCGGCTTGCGCATGTCGGGGACATGCTTGAATCCGGCAAACCCATTCCACGTGGGAGATTCCTGTCGCAGAAAGAACCGGGCACGATGATCCTGCATGAAGGCGCATTCCGCGTGGCAATGAAAATCGCGGGACCTGACATGCACGTTGCGCCGGGTATCGGGGGACAACAGGCACGCGTCGAGCGGCAGTTAATCTATCGCGGGTTGGCGCAATGGTGCTATCGGATTCTCTCTGCGCTGGCAGGCGCGCTGCTCGTGCTGCTGCTGCTCCGATTCATTCGCACGCGGGAAGACGTTGATGCGACTCTGTTTTGGGTAGTAATGCTCAGCAGCGGTGCGTGGCTGACATTCTTCGGCTATGTGGAGAATTACGCGTGGGTGACGCTCTGCATACTGTCATTCCTGATTGCAGGACTCAAGGCTGCTGAACCACCGCGCAAACTCCCGATTTTGCCGATTGCCTTGTTTGCTCTGGCCTGTGCGATGCACTTCATGGCCATCACTTTGCTTCCTGCCTTGATATTCCTGCTTTGGACATTGCATTTCGAGCCGCGTGATCGGGAGCGGAGCGACTCGGCTGCTCCATTGCGGCGCGGGAAACTGCTGATTGCGGTGTTTGTCGCGCTCGGTTCAGCCGGCTACGTATTTGTGAAGGGGTGGAAAGGCTGGGTGTCAGTGATTCCGCTGCTGCCACAGTGGGTAAAGGATGGTTATGCGCTGCTCTCGTGGAAGCACGGTGCGGACTTGCTTAATCTACTGTTGTGGGCCGGCTCTGCGGCGTTGCTTGTGCTATTGCTGACCAAACGTATTGGCCAGGAAGTTCGCGCAAGAAATCAAGAGATGTTTTTACTCATCGCGGCGGGAGCCAGCGCGTTTTTTGCAGGCGTGTTCAGCCCGAACCTCGGTATGGCGCGAGACTGGGACATTGTGACGACCGCATTGTGGCCGCTGTTGTTCTGGGGGGCGTTTCGTTTGTCGCGACTTGATTTTTCGGAAGCACAACGCGCGAATATGCGGGCACGGTGTCTTGCACTGACGATTCTGATTTTAGTTCCCGCCGTATTGGTACAGACAAGCGAAGCAAGCACTATCGAACGCTTCAAGACACTTCTGAAATTGGACCGCTCGCGTTCCGCATACGGCTGGGAGAATCTGGCGTTGTATTACCAGCGCACAGGGGAGTTGCAGAAGCGGATTGAGGCGTGGCGAGAAGCTGTGGCCGTTGAGCGAAATCCACGCTATCTGTTCAATCTGGCCGAAGCGCTTCGGCTGAACGAACAGATAAGCGAAGCGGACACTCTTGCGATCACAGCAGCCAGCCTGAAGACGGACTTTGTTCCCAATCTGTTTTTTTACGCGGCGGCGCAAGCAAAGGCGGGCCGCTACGACCGCGCAAAGGTTTTGGTGGACACCGCGCTGGCGTTGAAGCCGGACGTGCAGTACGGCAAAGGAATGCAGACTTGGGTGAATCGACTCGTCTTTGCGGACTCGATTGCCGCAAGCGGTGACACGATGCTGGCACTGGAGTATGTAAGTGAGTTCATGCGGGCGGACACCTCCAATACTTTCTGGTTGGAGTACATACAGCGGTTGAAGAATTAGTCTGAGAATGAAGTGAGTGAGCAAAGCGCCCTTCCCGTCTGGGAAGGGCGCTCGCTGTTTGAGTGCCGAAGTTTACTTACTTCAGCAGCATCATTTTACGGACGGCCGTAAATTCACCGGCCTTTAATTGATAGAAGTAGAGACCTGCGGAGAGATTGTCCGCACCGAAGGACACATCATGTGTGCCTGCGCCGAGGGTTCCGGTCATCAGCGTGGCCACTTGACGGCCCAGCGCATCAAAGACGACCAAAGAGACATCGGCGGCATCAGGCAACGAAAAGCTGATTGTTGTGCTGGGGTTGAAGGGGTTCGGGTAATTCTGCAGCAGTGCAAACTCCGTTGGCATGGCTGTCGGAGCGCCGGCTTCGACCGTCACGGTCTGTGCCAGTGCACGGCGTGAGCCATCCAGTGCGACTTCAATGAGTCTATACACATACGTTTCGCCAGCGGACACTTGCGTGTCCACGAATCGATACGAATGACCGATCGGGCTGTCACCCAGACCATGCACGCTGCCGATGACTCCGTTTCCACTATTTGCGGAGCGTTCAATCTCAAAGCGCTCCACGTTGCTCTCGGATGCCGTCGTCCAGAACAGCTCAATCGTTCCGTTGCGGGCAACCCCGCTGAACGATGCGAGTTCAACGGGCAGACCGAAGTCGCAATCACCGGTCACCAAATTGCCGTGGTTCTGCGTGCCGTCGACAAAGTTCTCGTTTATGTCGGTAATCACGTCATTCAAGTCGGAGATTGCTGTGCCGAACGGCAAGCCGGAAACATCGCCGCCGAGCACATCGTTCGCCAGGGCAAACAGCTCTTGAACGGTCATTCCGGCGAATGGATTGTCATCCAAATGGTAGGCGCTTAGATAGTAAAGCGCACCGAGGTTACAGAATCCGGTGACTCCCGCATTGGAGAAGCCGAGCGACACAGCCAGCGCCGTCACCTGTCCGGCGAACACACCAGCGGAGGTGGACGTGGGATTGTTATAGTTCTGGGTCAGAACTCCGCCTGTACCTCCTGCAGGCAGGAAGTTACGGACAGCGGCAGACGTGGTAAACAAGATTGTATAGTCACCGCCCACCGTCAATCCATTGGGGAAAACAGCCGCGAAATTCGCATCACGCACACAACCCGGGTTGTTGCCGTTGCAGTTACCACCCCAGCCACCTTGCGTCTGCGTGCGGCATCCTTCCGGCATACAGGGATCTCCGATCTGCGCGTGTGCAAGCGAGGCTGCAGCCAACATCATCATCAAAATAATCCGAAACATCATCATTGTGCTCCTTTACGCTATTTCAATTCTTCGCATTCATCCAATGAACTTCGCAACAAAGATAGCGCGCAGCCTTGGTCAGCAGCAATCTTCGTGACGGGTATGCTGTATTTTCTTGATGCTCGATGTATGGATAGGATAGCGCATAGCAACGACAAGTTTCTCTATAAGTCACAACTTCCGTCAATACAGTCATTCAAGCTTGACAGGCAGCCAGAATGATGGAAATCGAAGTGCGAAGGTTGATCAATCGAGCAGGAAGCGGAACTGTCCGTTGGAGGAAAAGAGAGGAGTATGTTGCATTTTGCGAAGCAAAAAGCCCCCGCCGAAGCAGGGGCTAATTGAGCGCATCCGGCTGGGAGGTAACCGGATGACAGGGAGAAATCTTTCATGCGTTGCAAAGTCGCAACAGGCTAAATATACACTCGGAATTTGCTGTCTGCAAGTTCAGGCTCAGTGTGAAGCTGAGCGATTCTTGTCATTAATGGATGATTTCGCACACTTTGATTAAGCCGAGTGAAATGCCGAGAGGCACAGAGGGTCAGTGTTGCTAAATTGTCCCAGCAGTTTAGACAAAGAAACGGCGGCTCTTTCGAGCCGCCGTTAGTCAACTGCTAAATCCGGCAGGACTGAAAATCCTGCTTGGAATTTCCTCGCTGTTACTTCATCAACACGAGCTTCTGAGTCGAAGTGAAGCTACCCGCGCGGAACTGCGCAAAGTAAAGACCTGAAGGCAGGTTATAAGCCGTGAAGTACACCGTGTGCATTCCGGCGACCACTTGACCATCAATCAACGTTGCAACTTCCTGACCGAGCGAATTGAAGATCTTCATCGTGGCATTCGTCGTATTCGGCACGCTGAAGCTGATTTGTGTGCTCGGGTTGAACGGATTCGGGTAAGCTACGCCGACGCTGAATTCGCTCGGGACACTGCCCGGCGCATCGCCCGCCGAGGTTCCGGCATGTGTGACGTGGATCGTGAAGTTATTGATCGTGCCGACGTCCGCCTGCTCATTGTCCACTGCGCGCAGTCCCCACGTACCCATGGTTGTGAAACCATCGAACGCGCTCAACTGCTCGAAGGGACGGAAGCTGCCCGTATACGGCGCGCCGCTGCTGGAGTACGTGAACGGATTGGCGGCTTCGTCATCAAAGCGGGTGTTCGTCATATTTGCGCCCGGGGGGAAATCGGTCGGATCTTCGGCAAGCTGCACGGAATCGGCCCACGGAGCGACAAGGTAGAGATCGAGGTCAGAGACCCACGTGTGCGTGATGTTCACCGTCACGTCCACATCTTCGATCAGCACGTCGTCATTGATGACCAGCGTCTTGACTGCGCCGGCGGGATTCTGATCGGGGATGTTCACGACTCCGCCGGTTGACGCGTAGTCGGTGACGACGAGATTGAGGAAAATCATTTCGACATCCACGACCGTGGTGCCGTCTTCGGTCACGTCAACGCCGGTCACAGTTTCCGGCTCATAGCCCATCTTCGTGAAGTTCATGGTGTACGTTCCGACCGGAACATCCACAAACGTGTACTGCCCGCTGGCATCCGTCGTGGTCGTGGCGCCGCCTTGAATGGCAACGGTGACGTTCTGAATCGGGGTGCCCGCACCAAACTCGGTGACCGTGCCGACGATCGAACCCTGCGGACCGGCTTCACCGGCTTCCAGCAGCACGTCGTCAATCTTCAGCACGAACTCGTCAATCGAGTTGTAGTGAATTGCGATATAGAACGGCGCACCCGCATACTGCGAAAGGTCATAGCTATACTGCTGCCACGTTGTCGGAACGTTCGTGTACGTGCCGAGCGTGACCGTGAAGTTGGCCGGCTGATTGCCGGTTGTGGACAGCTTCACTGCAAAGCTCTCGAGGTAGTTCGGGTCCTGCGAAGCGGCCCAGAACGAGAACATGATCTGTCCGCCGAGATTCTGCTGCGGGAGAATCAGCCAGTCGTTGTTCGGCAGCGCCGCGTCATTGTAGTGGCACATCGCGACTTTTGCGCCGCCGTGTGCGTTCGCACCATAGTTGAACGCCTGCCACGTGGAGTTCCGGTTGAACTGCGCACAGAAGCCGTTGTCCACGCTGATCTGCGTCCAGCCTACAGGCAATGCACCGTCGGCTACCGCTTCAAAGTCTTCACTGATGATGACTTCGTCCAGTGTTCCGCGCACATGACGCGGCATTTCCATAGCAGAGCGTTGCTCGCTCAGATTGATTGAGCCGACGCCATACTTCGTGTCAAGTGAGACCTGCGGCCCTTTCGCGCCGTTTGCCCACAACGCGCCGACTAGCGTAAGGCACATAGCCAGCACAAAAAGTTTTGCAAGATTTCTCATGCGTTCCTCTCCTATTGGTTTGCTCCCACCCGTCCGGGGAATCGGGTTTGGGAAAAAAAGAATGAAAAATGAAAATATGAAATCAACAATATGGGATCTGCAAACAGTATCTCGTAATTAGTCGGTCCGACGCCTGTCAAAACATACAGATTACTTCAACAGAATGAGTTTATGCGTTTGCGAAAGTTCGGTCGAATAGGCGCGCACGAAGTAGACGCCGCTCGCCTGCGTTATCGGCTGCCAGTAGAAATGGTGTGAACCGGCATTCAGTGTTCCACTGTGCAGCGTCTCAACCAGACGGCCAGAAATGTCAAAGACCTGTAACGCGATGTCTTGAGTGCGGGTGACGTCAAGCATCAGATTTGCCGTCGGGTTGAACGGATTCGGATAAGCCGGATGCAGTTTGAACTGCTCCGGAACTCCATTCCCGCGGCTGTCGTCCGCCGCCAGTGGAAACTCGAAGTGCAAAGTGTAGCTGTGCAGTGTGCCGAGGTCGTCCGGACCGAAATCTTCCACATGCAGGTTCCACGACCCTGCTGCCAGTTGTGTGTCAAATCTTGAAAGCGGCGAATAAGGACGATAGCTGCCGTTGAACGGCCCTGTTCCCGCGTTGATGGAAATGGCCGCCTCGTCGTCATACCGGCAATTGGCCATGTTCGCGCCCAGACTCGGAGAGAGCGGCGGATTAAACAGGGTGACCGTATCACCGCTGGGAGCAGCCAGCGAAATCGTCAAATCCGCGATGTAAGTGTGCGTGATGTTGACGGTGACGTCCACGTCGCGAATCGTCTGCGCTGCGTCCACCACAATCTCGGCTTCCGCGCGTCCTAAGCCGAAGTCCGGAATCGGAACCGACGCGCCAGTGTAAGGGAAGTCGTTGAACGAGACTTGCGGCATCAGTTCGGCGTTCTGCGTCGTAGTCTCGCCTTCGGAGACTGCAACTCCGTCCACAGTAAGAGAGTCGTAATTGTTCGCCGCGAAGATAATGCGGTAGATTCCTTCGGGAACCCTCGTGAAGCGATAAACTCCGACGTTATTCGTTGTGGTGCGTCCCAAGGTGTCGGCGAGTTCGGAATTCACGACTGTAACCGATGCGCCAACGACCGGAGTCCCGACGATGGCGTTGCTGACCATGCCTTGCAGCTGGACAACGCCGTTAATTTCAATTCGGAAATCATCAAGCGTACCGGAATCGCGCAAGAACTGGTCGCGCACACGGAGCCGCCAGCGGCCAATCGCATCCTGACCGTCAAACCGATTGAGCGTGCTGACCGAATCGATAGGTCGAAATGCGCCGGTAAAGGGCGGCGCACCGTCGTAGATGCTCTGTCCCGCGTCCTGGTCAAACCAGCAATCGGTCATGTTTTCGATATCCGCACCCGGGAAGAGGTCCAGCAGGATGACTCTTACGAACGTGTCAATCTGCACATAACGGAACGTTGTGTCGCGCACCCAGACTGAATCCTGCTCGTTGAATGTCGAGTCAATATCTTCGATCAGCGTGTCGATAATCGTGGTGTCCCGTTCGAGCGTGATTCGCAGGTCGCGCACCCACGTGTGCGTCAGCGACACTCCGACATCGATATCTTCGATGATGATGGACTGCTCGATGTCAATGATCGCGACGGCTTGACCCAAATCGGGAATCGGCACCGGAGTGCTGGTTGAAACGAACACGTCATCCAGCGAGCGCGCCGGAACACGCACGGGTCCCATCGGAGCTACCGTACGGTCATAATGCTTCTGCGGCTCGCTTGCGGGATAAGCGGCAAGCCAGCTCGCAAAGAGCAGAACGAACAGGAGTACGAAGAGCTTAGTCTTTGGTAAGGTCAATCGAATACTGGACACGGCCGGTCGAATCGGCGCGGTAATAGTCAAAGAGGTACTGAGCGACCATGTTCATGTTTTCGACGGTGCAGTCCATTCGAGTGTACTTCTGCTGCTTGCACCAGCGAATCGCATGGTCGAATAGTTGTCGGCCGAAACCCTTTTCCCTCTGAGTGGGCCTGATGAACAGGTCCAGCAGGTTGGGAATGCGTTCGGCTTCCAACGTTGAGGGAGTCAAATAGATTAGTAAGAACCCGACGGGGATTCCGCTGGATGTTTTCCCCAAAAAGATAGTGCCAAGACGGTCGTTCTCAAGAATCTCCTTTAGATACGATTCATTGATGTCATCCGGCAATGCCTCGAATTCTTCGCCTTCTCCCTGATACTCGGCGACCAGCTCGAGGAGCTGTGTGAGGTCCGCAGTCGTTGCGGTGCTAACAATCATCAGTTTGGTGAATGAAAAGGTAAAAGTGCCTGAATGTTCGTCACTCCCAATCTCCGGAGCGGTCGGTGTCGCCGGATGGAGAAGAACCACTAATATACACAGCGAACATTATGCCAACTTACGGTAAATTTAGCAATTATGCCAGATCTTGGTTAATTGCTGTTTTCCAATAAGATAGCTTGTCCTTGTCCTACTCCGACGCAGAGGGAGGCAATTCCCCACCTCGTTCCGGCATCCCTCATCGAGCGTGCAAGGGTGCCTAAAATGCGTGCACCGGACATTCCGAGGGGGTGACCGATGGCAATGGCGCCTCCCTTTGGGTTCACACGGTCAATGGGGGGATCGAGTTCTGCCAGCACGGCCAGCACCTGCACGGCGAACGCCTCGTTGACTTCCCAGAGACCAATTTCAAAACGTGTGAGGCCCGTTCGCTTGAGCAGTTTCTCGACGGCATTGACCGGCCCGATGCCCATAATTCGCGGATCAACACCTGCCGACGCCGTTCCGGCAATCCGGGCGAGCGGCTTCAACTTATGCTCTTTGACAAACTGCTCGGAACAAATCAAGAGTGCGGCGGCGCCATCGTTCAGCGAGGAGGAATTTCCCGCCGTGACCGTCCCGCCTTTGCGGAAGGCCGGCTTCAGAGCGGCAAGTTTTTCCAGAGTGGTGTCACCGCGGGGGCCTTCATCGCGGTCGACAAGCACTGCCTCGCCCTTTTTCTGCGGAAGTTCTACGGGAATGATTTCCTCTTTGAACAACCCGCGCTCGTGAGCTATGACAGACTTTTGATGTGACTCCAACGCGAATTGATCCTGAAGTTCGCGCGAGATATTCCATTTTTCATAGATATTCTCGGCGGTCTCCCCCATAGACTCGAGCGGAAACAGCTCTTTCATCCGAGGGTTGGGATAACGCCAGCCAAGGGTGGTATCCCATGCCGTCAGATTTCCGAAGGAAAAACCGTTCTCGAGCTTGGGCACACTGAACGGCGCACGGGTCATGGACTCCACGCCGCCTGCAATGTAACAATGTCCCTCACCTGATGCAATGGCTCGATAGGCACAAGCTGCGGCTTCCATTCCGGAGGCGCAGAGGCGATTGACGGTCACGGCGGGGACGGAGTCGGGAAATCCGGCCAACAGCACGGCCATACGAGCGACGTTACGGTTGTCCTCCCCTGCCTGATTCGCGCAGCCCATATAGACTTCATCCACAAGGCTGGGGTCAACGCCGGAGCGTTCGACGAGTTTCTTCAGAACGAGCGCCGCCATGTCGTCGGGCCGCACCGATTTCAAGATACCGTTATGCTTGCCCACCGGTGTGCGAAGGGCATCTACGAGAAAGACGTTTGTCATGCAGAAGATTGGAGACTTGGAAGAGTTCTGATTCAAAATGTGTAGCTGGTTACGACTTGCCGTCTGCCTTCTGAAACGCCTTCGTAGCCGCAGCAACCGTACCCGCAAGATCCGCGAGGTTTGTAGGAATAATCATGGTATTGTTCGTCTTGGCAAGGTTGCCGAACTCCGCTACATACTGTTCAGCGACGCGCAAATTCAATGCGTCCATGCCGCCCGGCGCCTGCAGTGCTTGAGCGACTTCCCGAAGTCCGTTGGCGGTTGCCTTGGCGACCAGCTCGATTTGCTGGGCGCGGCCCAAGGCTTCATTGATTAGCTTGGCCTTCTCACCCTCGGATTCATTGATGAGCTTCATGCGGATTCCCTCTGAAACCGCAATGGCTTCCTGTCTGTTTCCTTCGGCGATGTTGATTGTTGACTGGCGCTCGCCTTCGGATTTCGCAATCGTCGCACGCTTCTCGCGCTCTGCCCGCATCTGCTTTTCCATCGCGTCTTGAATGGGCGCAGGTAAACGAATATCCTTTATCTCATAGCGGGTTACCTTGATTCCCCACGGTTCGGCCGCCTTGTCCAGAGCATCCACCACACCAGCGTTAATCGATTCACGTTCCTCGAATGTCCTGTCAAGCTCCAGTTTTCCGATTAAACTGCGGAGCGTCGTCTGCGCAAGCTGCTGCGTAGCGTAACCGTAGTTGTTGATCCCGTACGAAGCCTTAACCGGATCCACAACCTGCAAATACAGGATTCCGTCAACCGCCACGACCACGTTGTCGCGGGTAATGCAATTCTGCTCCGGAACGTCCAACGCAACTTCTTTCAGACTGTGGCGATAGCGAATGACGTCCACAAACGGAACCAGGATGTGAAATCCTGCCTCAAGCGTTTGCGCGTACTTCCCCAACCGCTCAACGATATAGGCGCTCCGCTGCGGCACGACCACCGCTGTCTTAATGACCAAAATTAACGCCAAGAGGGCGATACTTCCGAACACAATTAATAACGCCATGTTTGCCTCGACGAATGTCGCACCGAGTACGTAAGATGATATCATTTCTAACTCCTACACGCGCTCAACGCGCAAGGTTAAGTTCTCCCTGCCGACGATTCTC
Encoded here:
- a CDS encoding glycosyltransferase → MIFSIGLYAAIVLLTLAALILLGYKPRAEINAVFDKYLRTPALRRTVTAWFFVMALVFLFVQGLRIPFVKYVMTKVAETATLNATGWEPVHAIGMLLLLTCELLILSHWMIYIYYCWRATHHYKLPRTLPLGETPPEVLVLVVCCDEDPEILERSVSTVTKLDYPNYRAVLVENSRSPEKKVICTEVAERYGMQVHHVPNRGHKAGAMNDALPALKGDAKYLCVIDVDHAVVPEMLRELVPLLEADAKLAFVQTPQLYANAERTWTTRAAAMQEMLLYDSVMEAKGASEKALCCGSNYVMRLQALESVGGWDERSVSEDLLTSFWLHAKGWTSLYFRKTFAVGMGPVTVYGYWKQQRRWAMGNTSVAKIVWRAMWGRDRVPFRLGIDYLWSSGYYIITLALAYLATVPMLLLLFVRFGAGGADWYLQQTMRPIDYVYVSVYPLYVAVALFPYVHMRLRGYSLRNLVLLQGLLANTIPVYVVSVIKGLWKDLRIFEIAPKKAMNIHRAFWKTPQSYIFAALIAAGGLLFHMARTESVALFVYILLFWTFMYTLSFAHFFIFTIESRRVVQQELREADEQLKHVQAQRAKS
- a CDS encoding T9SS type A sorting domain-containing protein → MMFRIILMMMLAAASLAHAQIGDPCMPEGCRTQTQGGWGGNCNGNNPGCVRDANFAAVFPNGLTVGGDYTILFTTSAAVRNFLPAGGTGGVLTQNYNNPTSTSAGVFAGQVTALAVSLGFSNAGVTGFCNLGALYYLSAYHLDDNPFAGMTVQELFALANDVLGGDVSGLPFGTAISDLNDVITDINENFVDGTQNHGNLVTGDCDFGLPVELASFSGVARNGTIELFWTTASESNVERFEIERSANSGNGVIGSVHGLGDSPIGHSYRFVDTQVSAGETYVYRLIEVALDGSRRALAQTVTVEAGAPTAMPTEFALLQNYPNPFNPSTTISFSLPDAADVSLVVFDALGRQVATLMTGTLGAGTHDVSFGADNLSAGLYFYQLKAGEFTAVRKMMLLK
- a CDS encoding choice-of-anchor J domain-containing protein translates to MRNLAKLFVLAMCLTLVGALWANGAKGPQVSLDTKYGVGSINLSEQRSAMEMPRHVRGTLDEVIISEDFEAVADGALPVGWTQISVDNGFCAQFNRNSTWQAFNYGANAHGGAKVAMCHYNDAALPNNDWLILPQQNLGGQIMFSFWAASQDPNYLESFAVKLSTTGNQPANFTVTLGTYTNVPTTWQQYSYDLSQYAGAPFYIAIHYNSIDEFVLKIDDVLLEAGEAGPQGSIVGTVTEFGAGTPIQNVTVAIQGGATTTTDASGQYTFVDVPVGTYTMNFTKMGYEPETVTGVDVTEDGTTVVDVEMIFLNLVVTDYASTGGVVNIPDQNPAGAVKTLVINDDVLIEDVDVTVNITHTWVSDLDLYLVAPWADSVQLAEDPTDFPPGANMTNTRFDDEAANPFTYSSSGAPYTGSFRPFEQLSAFDGFTTMGTWGLRAVDNEQADVGTINNFTIHVTHAGTSAGDAPGSVPSEFSVGVAYPNPFNPSTQISFSVPNTTNATMKIFNSLGQEVATLIDGQVVAGMHTVYFTAYNLPSGLYFAQFRAGSFTSTQKLVLMK
- a CDS encoding proprotein convertase P-domain-containing protein produces the protein MSSIRLTLPKTKLFVLLFVLLFASWLAAYPASEPQKHYDRTVAPMGPVRVPARSLDDVFVSTSTPVPIPDLGQAVAIIDIEQSIIIEDIDVGVSLTHTWVRDLRITLERDTTIIDTLIEDIDSTFNEQDSVWVRDTTFRYVQIDTFVRVILLDLFPGADIENMTDCWFDQDAGQSIYDGAPPFTGAFRPIDSVSTLNRFDGQDAIGRWRLRVRDQFLRDSGTLDDFRIEINGVVQLQGMVSNAIVGTPVVGASVTVVNSELADTLGRTTTNNVGVYRFTRVPEGIYRIIFAANNYDSLTVDGVAVSEGETTTQNAELMPQVSFNDFPYTGASVPIPDFGLGRAEAEIVVDAAQTIRDVDVTVNITHTYIADLTISLAAPSGDTVTLFNPPLSPSLGANMANCRYDDEAAISINAGTGPFNGSYRPYSPLSRFDTQLAAGSWNLHVEDFGPDDLGTLHSYTLHFEFPLAADDSRGNGVPEQFKLHPAYPNPFNPTANLMLDVTRTQDIALQVFDISGRLVETLHSGTLNAGSHHFYWQPITQASGVYFVRAYSTELSQTHKLILLK
- a CDS encoding GNAT family N-acetyltransferase, with protein sequence MVLLHPATPTAPEIGSDEHSGTFTFSFTKLMIVSTATTADLTQLLELVAEYQGEGEEFEALPDDINESYLKEILENDRLGTIFLGKTSSGIPVGFLLIYLTPSTLEAERIPNLLDLFIRPTQREKGFGRQLFDHAIRWCKQQKYTRMDCTVENMNMVAQYLFDYYRADSTGRVQYSIDLTKD
- a CDS encoding acetyl-CoA C-acyltransferase, with product MTNVFLVDALRTPVGKHNGILKSVRPDDMAALVLKKLVERSGVDPSLVDEVYMGCANQAGEDNRNVARMAVLLAGFPDSVPAVTVNRLCASGMEAAACAYRAIASGEGHCYIAGGVESMTRAPFSVPKLENGFSFGNLTAWDTTLGWRYPNPRMKELFPLESMGETAENIYEKWNISRELQDQFALESHQKSVIAHERGLFKEEIIPVELPQKKGEAVLVDRDEGPRGDTTLEKLAALKPAFRKGGTVTAGNSSSLNDGAAALLICSEQFVKEHKLKPLARIAGTASAGVDPRIMGIGPVNAVEKLLKRTGLTRFEIGLWEVNEAFAVQVLAVLAELDPPIDRVNPKGGAIAIGHPLGMSGARILGTLARSMRDAGTRWGIASLCVGVGQGQAILLENSN
- a CDS encoding paraslipin codes for the protein MALLIVFGSIALLALILVIKTAVVVPQRSAYIVERLGKYAQTLEAGFHILVPFVDVIRYRHSLKEVALDVPEQNCITRDNVVVAVDGILYLQVVDPVKASYGINNYGYATQQLAQTTLRSLIGKLELDRTFEERESINAGVVDALDKAAEPWGIKVTRYEIKDIRLPAPIQDAMEKQMRAEREKRATIAKSEGERQSTINIAEGNRQEAIAVSEGIRMKLINESEGEKAKLINEALGRAQQIELVAKATANGLREVAQALQAPGGMDALNLRVAEQYVAEFGNLAKTNNTMIIPTNLADLAGTVAAATKAFQKADGKS